In Carnobacteriaceae bacterium zg-84, the genomic window GCTCGTCATCAATCTTTAATACAATTTGATGTGCAATTTGTTCTCTTTGTGCTTGATAACTATCTAATTTTTGTGTCAGTGTATCAATATCATACAAATCTACCTTGGATGTTGGATGCACCGTTCTTGGTACCCCTAAATCAAAAACAATCGCTTGTTCTTTTAACATTGTTGGATGTACTAAATACGTTTGTGTACTAACAGCAGAAAAGACAATATCCGCTCTTGGTAACTCTTTCTCTAAGGCATCAATCGGACAAATACAAATATGCTCATGTCTATTATATTTTTCTGCTTTTTCAAGTGTACGATTAAAAAAGAGAATTTGTTTAAAAGAACGTTCTAATAAATAATTAGCTAATAATTGTCCAATCTCACCTAATCCAATTAACGCAACCGTTTTGTTTGATGTTTCTAAATTTAAGGCATCTAAGAGTTGTATGGCTGCAAAACTTACTGATGTTGGACGTTCATTGATTTTATATTGCTCATGCATACGTTTAGCAAATGAAACAGCTTGACGAAATGCATTATTTAATATAATTCCTGTTGTTCCAACTACATTGGCTTTTTCAAAAGCCTTTTTGAGTTGTCCTAAAATTTGTGTTTCACCTAGTATTCTAGACTCTAAACCAACAGATACTTTTAAAAGATGTCGTAATGCTTCATCGGCTTCTTTCATGACTAAATATTTTTCCAATTCTGTCACATCTACTTGGAACCAATCTGCTAAAAAATGTTTTGCATAATAACGTCCTGTATGTAATTGGTCAACGACAAGATATAATTCTGTACGATTACATGTGGAT contains:
- a CDS encoding glutamyl-tRNA reductase; its protein translation is MYLLYVGLTHKNTPIHIREAIHFSDDTLEKALKTLYKEKSILEDCIVSTCNRTELYLVVDQLHTGRYYAKHFLADWFQVDVTELEKYLVMKEADEALRHLLKVSVGLESRILGETQILGQLKKAFEKANVVGTTGIILNNAFRQAVSFAKRMHEQYKINERPTSVSFAAIQLLDALNLETSNKTVALIGLGEIGQLLANYLLERSFKQILFFNRTLEKAEKYNRHEHICICPIDALEKELPRADIVFSAVSTQTYLVHPTMLKEQAIVFDLGVPRTVHPTSKVDLYDIDTLTQKLDSYQAQREQIAHQIVLKIDDELIAFDEWRKNLGIVPLIKQLRENALNAQASALDSLERKLPHLSEREHKLIQKHMKSIVNQLLKNPILQLKEMSVGDNSEYDIALVAKIFGLDLTQE